A stretch of the Bacillus sp. FJAT-18017 genome encodes the following:
- a CDS encoding autorepressor SdpR family transcription factor: MQDTFKALSDPTRRKILDLLKQKDLTAGEISDHFKMTKPSISQHLKILKHANLVHDEKKGQFVVYSLNTTVFQEIISWALHFADQTSGRKGED, from the coding sequence ATGCAAGATACTTTTAAGGCCCTTTCAGACCCCACCCGGCGGAAGATATTGGATCTTCTAAAGCAAAAGGACCTAACCGCCGGGGAAATATCCGACCATTTTAAAATGACTAAACCTAGCATTTCTCAGCATCTGAAAATTTTGAAACACGCCAACCTTGTGCATGACGAAAAAAAAGGTCAATTTGTAGTATATTCCCTTAATACAACGGTATTTCAGGAAATTATTAGCTGGGCACTGCATTTTGCTGATCAAACAAGTGGGAGAAAAG